Proteins from a single region of Hydra vulgaris chromosome 12, alternate assembly HydraT2T_AEP:
- the LOC136088006 gene encoding proteasome assembly chaperone 3-like, producing the protein MLFSENNTEIVTKEFLVNSGNQETQFLAQRFSNRIFITISQCNGFGSLINITKDELDIFTLENSKMSISVDFLIGVEEDIYKIIARQIAAVVFLETNLPILLGIALKDRSSKCLKDILNNLDKINVWKKV; encoded by the coding sequence atgttattcTCCGAAAATAATACAGAAATTGTGACGAAAGAGTTTTTAGTTAATAGTGGAAATCAGGAAACACAGTTTCTAGCACAGCGTTTCTCCAATCGTATTTTTATCACTATTTCGCAATGTAATGGATTCggaagtttaataaatattacaaaagacGAGCTTGATATTTTTACCTtggaaaattcaaaaatgtcaATTTCGGTTGATTTTTTGATAGGCGTTGAAGaagatatttacaaaataatagcACGACAAATAGCAGCAGTTGTTTTCCTGGAAACTAACTTACCTATACTATTAGGCATAGCATTAAAGGATCGGTCTTCAAAATGccttaaagatattttgaataatttagaTAAGATCAATGtatggaaaaaagtttaa